The following coding sequences lie in one Halomonas sp. 'Soap Lake #6' genomic window:
- a CDS encoding L,D-transpeptidase family protein, protein MPLNRRRFLALALGWPVVANATTISPVNDYQPTDLVETLLSRAHIPRHSNELWVLVDDKEASLSVFRGNALIDRIAPISLGRAGAKTQRVRGGNVTPLGEFRINRFNYQSQWHIFIGIDYPTPPHARMALEKGIYSQADYEAYFDYYRRHGYPPQTTALGGAIGIHGIGRGDPDIHGNYHWTQGCVAVTNEEIERVAALVSVGTRVVIR, encoded by the coding sequence ATGCCTTTGAACCGCCGCCGCTTTTTGGCGTTAGCTCTAGGTTGGCCAGTAGTGGCCAACGCAACGACTATCAGCCCTGTAAATGATTACCAGCCAACAGATCTTGTTGAGACACTCCTTTCCCGCGCCCACATCCCGCGTCATAGCAATGAGCTATGGGTGTTGGTGGATGACAAGGAGGCCTCGCTGAGTGTTTTTCGTGGTAATGCGCTAATCGACCGTATAGCGCCCATTTCATTGGGCAGAGCCGGTGCCAAAACACAGCGTGTGCGTGGTGGTAATGTTACGCCGTTGGGTGAGTTTCGGATTAATCGATTTAATTACCAAAGCCAGTGGCATATTTTCATCGGTATAGATTATCCTACGCCACCTCATGCTCGCATGGCGCTTGAGAAAGGCATTTATTCTCAAGCAGATTATGAAGCTTACTTTGATTACTATCGGCGCCATGGCTATCCACCACAGACCACGGCGCTCGGTGGTGCGATTGGTATTCATGGCATTGGCAGGGGGGACCCTGACATTCATGGTAACTACCACTGGACCCAAGGGTGCGTGGCTGTAACCAATGAAGAGATCGAGCGTGTAGCAGCATTAGTAAGTGTTGGCACTCGAGTGGTGATCCGCTAG
- a CDS encoding L,D-transpeptidase family protein, whose amino-acid sequence MNTRHFLNLWGPTSLAVLLAASLSSPVYADPSSTQEQASNEPAMLDEVAVASAEQAAHRELPRGHFHLPETGDIIGEYYTVTVEDPEETLIDIARRHNIGFEEIRMANPDVSLWVPGAGTEVVIPAQYILPPAPREGVVINLSELRLYYYPANNPGIVETYPVSVGRDGFATPVGITRTTVKVKDPAWAPPASMRREAAARGEPAPAIVPPGPNNPLGRHAILLAMPSYLIHGTNRPDGVGMRASRGCIRMYPEDIESLYDRLPSGTQVNLMDAPFKAGWGADGTLFVQSYPQLEENTEGAEPLQDALARLNDLVEDQVTVDEEQIKRAIEEPNGRFIALYGPQAQEPAPAEAPVQLEGLLEEVEISTAMHLEGEA is encoded by the coding sequence ATGAACACTCGCCATTTTCTCAACCTTTGGGGGCCAACCAGCTTAGCAGTCCTGCTGGCAGCCAGTCTTTCCAGCCCAGTTTATGCAGATCCTTCCAGTACCCAGGAGCAAGCCAGCAACGAACCAGCCATGCTTGATGAAGTAGCCGTGGCTAGCGCAGAGCAAGCAGCACATCGCGAACTCCCGCGCGGCCATTTTCACTTACCTGAAACGGGCGACATCATTGGTGAGTACTACACGGTAACAGTGGAAGACCCTGAAGAGACATTGATTGATATCGCTCGTCGACACAATATCGGCTTCGAAGAAATTCGCATGGCTAACCCAGATGTAAGTTTATGGGTGCCCGGCGCAGGCACTGAAGTAGTGATTCCTGCTCAGTATATCCTGCCCCCCGCCCCTCGCGAGGGTGTGGTCATCAACCTTTCTGAACTGCGTCTTTACTACTACCCTGCCAACAACCCCGGCATTGTTGAAACCTATCCGGTTAGCGTTGGCCGTGATGGTTTTGCTACCCCCGTGGGCATCACGCGTACGACGGTAAAAGTTAAGGACCCTGCCTGGGCACCACCAGCTTCTATGCGCCGTGAAGCAGCAGCACGCGGGGAACCCGCTCCGGCGATAGTCCCCCCTGGCCCAAACAACCCCCTTGGTCGCCACGCTATTCTACTGGCGATGCCTAGCTACCTGATTCACGGCACCAACCGCCCAGATGGCGTGGGTATGCGCGCCAGCCGCGGCTGCATTCGCATGTACCCAGAAGATATCGAGTCCCTCTATGACCGACTGCCAAGTGGCACGCAAGTAAATCTTATGGATGCGCCATTTAAAGCAGGCTGGGGAGCTGACGGCACACTGTTCGTTCAGTCTTATCCTCAACTGGAAGAGAACACCGAAGGTGCAGAGCCACTCCAAGACGCCTTAGCGCGCCTGAATGACTTGGTAGAAGATCAGGTCACGGTGGATGAGGAACAAATCAAACGTGCGATTGAAGAGCCCAATGGCCGCTTTATAGCGCTATATGGACCCCAAGCCCAAGAACCAGCACCGGCAGAAGCACCGGTCCAACTGGAAGGCTTACTTGAAGAAGTAGAGATCAGCACTGCCATGCATCTGGAGGGAGAGGCATAA
- a CDS encoding DUF6586 family protein, with protein MSPRARTRTNQLLYQAELLVGLPIGGDEHAPARQMAIEESALALFELALNSMLKEVSEHARLESHHWQQLLASDGPAVAELQRLRDLMHQPESWLYWLAAQLERLHSSEGAARRRMVNPSMIAIGSQIPLTEQLLTHLAAAKQEIAALRETSQEW; from the coding sequence GTGAGTCCACGTGCCCGTACCCGTACTAACCAGTTGCTTTATCAAGCTGAGTTGCTGGTCGGCTTGCCGATAGGGGGCGATGAGCATGCCCCTGCTCGGCAGATGGCTATAGAAGAGAGCGCCTTGGCGCTCTTTGAGTTGGCGTTAAACTCTATGCTCAAAGAAGTTTCCGAGCATGCACGACTTGAGTCGCATCACTGGCAGCAATTGCTTGCCAGTGATGGCCCGGCTGTTGCTGAGCTTCAGCGGCTGCGTGATCTAATGCATCAGCCGGAGAGTTGGCTGTACTGGTTAGCAGCTCAGCTTGAGCGGCTGCATAGCAGTGAGGGGGCTGCCAGGCGCCGTATGGTTAACCCCTCAATGATCGCAATAGGCAGCCAGATCCCATTGACAGAGCAGCTACTGACTCACTTGGCGGCGGCTAAACAGGAAATAGCGGCGCTTCGTGAAACCAGTCAAGAGTGGTGA
- a CDS encoding Lpp/OprI family alanine-zipper lipoprotein, whose amino-acid sequence MTLKTALKMTAAAASLAILAGCASTSALEEVRMTAESAQADAAEARSMASQALNTANQAQRDAQAALQMSEQNREEMNRMFQRSMQK is encoded by the coding sequence ATGACTCTTAAAACTGCTCTGAAGATGACTGCCGCTGCCGCTTCTCTGGCAATCCTGGCTGGTTGTGCTTCTACCAGTGCTCTGGAAGAAGTTCGCATGACTGCTGAATCTGCACAAGCTGACGCTGCAGAAGCTCGCAGCATGGCTTCACAAGCTCTGAACACTGCTAACCAAGCTCAGCGCGACGCGCAAGCTGCCCTGCAGATGTCTGAGCAGAACCGTGAAGAAATGAACCGTATGTTCCAGCGTTCTATGCAGAAGTAA
- the topA gene encoding type I DNA topoisomerase: MGKSLVIVESPAKAKTINKYLGNDFIVKSSVGHIRDLPTSGSGKAASDPQERARQAAATRKMSVEEKAEYKQRKAQDQLIRRMGIDPDNGWKARYEVLPGKEKVVAELKKLAEKADAVYLATDLDREGEAIAWHLRETIGGDNSRYKRVVFNEITKNAIQDAFKDPGTLNIPRVEAQQARRFLDRVVGFMLSPLLWAKVARGLSAGRVQSVAVRLIVEREREIRAFIPEEFWDVHADLVSPDGELVRFALARQDGKAFRPTSEKDTLDRIAALRKAKLEITSREDKPTSSKPTAPFITSTLQQAASGRLGFSVKKTMTMAQRLYEAGYITYMRTDSTNLSKDAVESVRSFIGDEYGARYLPEAPNRFSSKESAQEAHEAIRPSSVERKATDLSGMERDAERLYELIWRQFVACQMTPAEYLSSTLSVEVDGYDLRAKGRVLKFDGYTRVMKPSGKNEDQSLPDLPKGTPMGLEKLDPQQHFTKPAPRYTEASLVKELEKQGIGRPSTYASIISTIQDRGYVKLENRRFYAEKLGDIVTERLKESFPDLMDYSFTARMEDSLDEVAEGERNWQALLDAFYEEFRVELSKAESDDGMRPNQPVSTDIDCPSCGRKMQIRTASTGVFLGCSGYNLPPKERCKTTIDLIPGEEAVAEDAGEEAETDALRAKRRCSKCGTAMDNYLIDETRKLHICGNSPDCDGYDIEFGKFKIKGYDGPVIECDKCGSEMQLKSGRFGKYFGCTNSECKNTRKLLKSGEVAPPKMDPIPMPELACQKVDDHYVLRDGASGLFLAASKFPKNRETRPPLVKELKSHAKELPEKYHFILDAPSEDPDGRPAQIRYSRKNKEQYVMTDEDGKATGWKATFEAGKWHVEDKRK, from the coding sequence ATGGGCAAGTCACTGGTCATCGTCGAATCGCCAGCGAAAGCGAAGACGATAAATAAGTACCTCGGCAACGATTTCATCGTGAAGTCGAGTGTGGGTCACATACGTGATCTGCCGACCAGCGGCTCAGGCAAGGCAGCCTCCGATCCCCAGGAGCGCGCGCGCCAGGCCGCGGCAACGCGTAAAATGTCCGTGGAAGAGAAAGCGGAGTACAAGCAGCGCAAAGCCCAGGACCAGTTGATACGCCGCATGGGTATTGACCCAGACAATGGGTGGAAAGCTCGTTACGAAGTATTGCCCGGGAAAGAGAAGGTTGTTGCTGAGCTTAAAAAGCTGGCAGAAAAGGCCGACGCTGTTTATCTCGCAACGGATTTGGATCGCGAAGGAGAAGCCATCGCTTGGCATCTACGCGAAACCATTGGTGGTGATAATAGCCGCTATAAGCGTGTGGTTTTTAATGAAATCACTAAAAATGCTATTCAAGATGCCTTCAAAGACCCTGGGACGCTCAATATTCCCCGTGTCGAAGCACAGCAGGCCAGGCGCTTTTTAGATCGTGTCGTGGGCTTTATGCTTTCGCCGTTGTTGTGGGCTAAAGTTGCTCGCGGGCTTTCTGCTGGACGTGTTCAGTCGGTGGCTGTGCGCCTAATTGTCGAACGCGAACGTGAAATTCGTGCGTTTATCCCAGAGGAGTTTTGGGATGTCCACGCCGACTTGGTTTCCCCAGATGGCGAACTGGTTCGCTTTGCGCTGGCGCGACAGGATGGTAAAGCATTCCGTCCAACGTCAGAAAAAGACACCCTTGACCGTATCGCAGCGCTGCGCAAGGCTAAGCTTGAAATCACCTCGAGGGAAGACAAGCCAACCAGTTCCAAGCCAACGGCACCGTTCATCACCTCGACGCTTCAGCAGGCAGCGAGTGGTCGGTTAGGCTTTTCAGTTAAGAAAACCATGACCATGGCCCAGCGTCTCTATGAAGCGGGCTATATCACCTACATGCGTACTGACTCCACGAATCTTTCAAAAGATGCAGTGGAGAGTGTGCGGTCGTTTATTGGTGACGAGTATGGTGCGCGCTACTTGCCAGAGGCGCCGAACCGTTTTAGCAGTAAGGAGAGTGCCCAAGAGGCCCATGAGGCGATCCGACCATCCAGTGTTGAGCGTAAAGCGACGGATCTGTCGGGTATGGAGCGTGACGCTGAACGGCTTTACGAACTTATTTGGCGCCAGTTTGTGGCTTGCCAAATGACACCTGCTGAGTACCTGTCCAGCACGTTAAGTGTCGAAGTGGATGGTTACGATCTGCGTGCCAAAGGACGCGTGCTGAAGTTTGATGGCTACACCCGAGTGATGAAGCCCAGCGGAAAGAACGAAGACCAAAGCCTACCCGACCTGCCAAAAGGCACGCCGATGGGGCTGGAAAAACTTGATCCACAGCAACACTTTACCAAGCCTGCTCCGCGCTACACGGAGGCAAGTTTGGTAAAAGAGTTAGAGAAACAAGGTATTGGCCGACCATCTACCTATGCGTCAATTATCTCCACGATCCAGGACCGTGGTTATGTAAAGTTAGAAAACCGGCGCTTTTATGCTGAAAAGTTGGGTGACATCGTTACTGAGCGCCTAAAAGAGTCCTTTCCTGATCTTATGGACTACTCTTTCACAGCGCGCATGGAAGATAGTCTGGATGAAGTGGCTGAAGGCGAACGCAACTGGCAAGCGTTGTTGGATGCTTTTTACGAAGAGTTTCGTGTTGAGCTAAGCAAGGCTGAAAGTGACGACGGTATGCGTCCTAATCAGCCGGTGTCCACTGATATCGACTGCCCAAGCTGCGGTCGGAAAATGCAGATTCGTACGGCATCTACTGGGGTGTTTCTTGGCTGCAGTGGCTACAACTTGCCCCCTAAAGAGCGCTGCAAAACCACTATTGATCTAATTCCTGGTGAAGAAGCGGTCGCCGAAGATGCTGGCGAAGAGGCTGAAACCGATGCATTGCGGGCCAAACGCCGTTGTTCAAAGTGTGGCACTGCGATGGATAACTACCTGATTGATGAAACCCGCAAACTGCATATTTGTGGTAATAGCCCCGATTGCGATGGGTACGATATTGAATTCGGTAAGTTCAAGATCAAAGGCTACGATGGGCCGGTCATTGAGTGCGACAAGTGTGGCTCGGAGATGCAGCTCAAGTCTGGTCGTTTTGGGAAATACTTTGGCTGCACCAATAGCGAGTGTAAAAATACTCGGAAACTATTGAAAAGTGGCGAAGTAGCACCGCCTAAAATGGATCCTATCCCCATGCCGGAGCTTGCCTGCCAAAAGGTGGATGACCATTACGTGCTGCGCGATGGCGCCAGTGGTTTGTTCTTGGCAGCCAGCAAGTTTCCTAAAAACCGAGAAACGCGTCCGCCATTGGTAAAAGAGTTAAAGTCGCACGCCAAGGAGCTGCCTGAGAAGTACCACTTTATTCTCGATGCGCCCAGTGAAGACCCAGATGGACGCCCCGCGCAAATTCGTTACTCGCGTAAGAACAAAGAGCAGTATGTGATGACCGACGAAGATGGCAAAGCTACTGGCTGGAAAGCAACCTTTGAAGCCGGTAAATGGCATGTGGAGGATAAGCGTAAGTGA